In a single window of the Rhopalosiphum padi isolate XX-2018 chromosome 1, ASM2088224v1, whole genome shotgun sequence genome:
- the LOC132932354 gene encoding dentin sialophosphoprotein-like isoform X22, whose translation MSERAIFLVLTISLSVACGLDLFRRDGINGYNGYLVKRDDIIMSPDRIAAELINSKNLMKRDTIGDIVMETTTSMNVENQVVNSNPASQLVKRCNYDQICSSSNSETNVETHDVEETATQESSSCSSSCSSSYSSSSETDEIAKNNSGKKCQCSDSKSNVEARGIEKKEKKEKKESSSCSSSSETDKKVKKDSDKKCKCSESKTIGENRDGEVKKCKCSESKSKEENRNSEKKEKKEKKESSSCSSSSETDKKVKKESDNKCKCSDSKTKGENHNSEGKKCKCSGSKTNVETRDLEKKEKKEKKEKKESSSCSSSNETDKKVKKDSDKKCKCSESKTKGENRDGEVKKCKCSESKSKKENRDNEDKKCKCSDSKNKGENYDHEGKKCKCFDSKTNVETRDIEKKEKKEKKESSSCSSSNETDKKIKKDSDKKCKCSDKKNKGENRNDQNKKCKCSDSKTNVEIRDVEKKEKNKSSSCSSSSETDKKVMKDSCNGSDSIKENGEMKCGSRKQVSESKSDVENSEIMKNENKKSSSTSICSENSKSGMCQSVDQYRSETDEEITGTMNKENNKSSSSMSCGSGTKGIKQLNNQQIHYSESETEEQDVTMLNEINESSSSSSSRCGSSKNEINKSNNQQYNYSESDNEEQDNEMMINREINSSSKSMGYGCSKNEINQSGLQRSCSESEVDEESMAMMKQGSKSSMTSSSGYNQRSMVESNSARGESRNIMVKDQSTSSSLYSQEEENAMGIAKKEQSGYSSSSTYISGGKTEMNQVSQRSESNQFEQNVNYSEYENQEEEEEESQFGCSH comes from the exons ATGAGTGAAAGAGcgatttttttggttttaacaaTCAGTTTAAgc GTTGCTTGTGGCTTAGATTTGTTTAGACGTGATGGTATTAATGGATATAATGGATATTTAGTAAAAAGAGATGACATTATAATGTCGCCAGATCGTATAGCTGCAGAGCTTATAAATtcgaaaaatttaatgaaacgaGATACAATAGGAGATATTGTAATGGAAACCACAACATCTATGAATGTTGAAAATCAAGTGGTTAATTCAAATCCCGCATCACAATTAGTTAAACGATGCAATTAT GACCAGATATGTAGTAGCTCTAATTCAGAAACAAATGTAGAAACCCACGATGTTGAg GAAACAGCGACACAGGAATCTTCATCTTGCTCATCGTCCTGCTCATCATCTTACTCATCATCCAGTGAAACTGATGAAATAGCTAAGAATAATTCA GGAAAGAAATGTCAATGCTCTGATTCAAAATCAAATGTAGAAGCCCGTGGTATTGag aaaaaggaaaaaaaagaaaaaaaagaatctTCATCTTGCTCATCATCCAGTGAAACTGATAAAAAGGTTAAAAAAGATTCA gATAAGAAATGTAAATGCTCTGAATCAAAAACGATAGGAGAAAACCGTGATGGAGag gttaaGAAATGTAAGTGTTCTGAATCAAAATCAAAAGAAGAAAACCGCAATAGCGag aaaaaagaaaaaaaagaaaaaaaggaatCTTCATCTTGCTCATCATCTAGTGAAACTGATAAAAAGGTTAAGAAAGAATCG GATAACAAATGTAAATGTTCTGATTCTAAAACAAAGGGAGAAAATCACAATAGTGag GGTAAGAAATGTAAATGCTCTGGTTCAAAAACAAATGTAGAAACCCGTGATCTTGag aaaaaggaaaaaaaagaaaaaaaagaaaaaaaggaatCTTCATCTTGCTCATCATCCAATGAAACTGATAAAAAGGTTAAGAAAGATTCG gataaaaaatgtaaatgctcAGAATCAAAAACAAAAGGAGAAAATCGTGATGGCGAG GTTAAGAAATGTAAGTGTTCTGAATCCAAATCGAAAAAAGAAAACCGTGATAACGag GATAAGAAATGTAAATGTTCTGATTCAAAGAACAAAGGAGAAAACTATGATCATGAg GGTAAGAAATGTAAATGCTTTGATTCAAAAACAAATGTAGAGACCCGTGATATTGAG aaaaaagaaaaaaaagaaaaaaaggaatCTTCATCTTGCTCATCATCCAATGAAACCGATAAAAAGATTAAGAAAGATTCg GATAAGAAATGTAAATGctcagataaaaaaaacaaaggaGAAAACCGTAATGATCAG AATAAGAAATGTAAATGCTCCGATTCAAAAACAAATGTAGAAATCCGTGATGTTgag aaaaaagaaaaaaataaatcttcatCTTGCTCATCGTCCAGCGAAACAGATAAAAAGGTTATGAAAGATTCg TGCAATGGTTCAGATTCAATAAAAGAAAATGGAGAAATgaag tgtgGTAGCCGAAAACAGGTTTCTGAATCGAAATCTGACGTAGAAAACAGTGaaattatg aaaaatgaaaacaaaaaatccTCATCTACATCAATATGCAGCGAAAATAGTAAATCTGGAATGTGCCAATCG GTCGACCAATACAGATCAGAGACAGATGAGGAAATTACGGGAACGAtg aataaagaaaataacaaaTCGTCATCTTCTATGTCATGTGGAAGTGGTACAAAAGGAATTAAGCAATTG aacaaCCAACAAATTCATTATTCTGAGTCGGAGACTGAAGAACAAGATGTAACGATG ttAAATGAAATAAACGAATCTTCTTCATCTTCATCATCCCGCTGTGGAAGtagtaaaaatgaaataaacaaatCG AATaatcaacaatataattattccgAGTCGGATAATGAAGAACAAGACAATGAAATGAtg atAAATAGAGAAATTAATTCTTCATCAAAATCAATGGGCTATGGATGtagtaaaaatgaaattaaccaATCG ggGTTACAACGTAGTTGTTCAGAATCAGAAGTAGATGAAGAATCTATGGCAATG atgaaacAAGGAAGTAAATCATCAATGACTTCATCATca GGTTATAATCAACGTAGCATGGTAGAATCAAATTCTGCACGTGGAGAATCAAGAAATATTATG gtAAAGGATCAATCTACGTCGTCTTCATTGTACAGCCAAGAAGAAGAAAATGCAATGGGAATAgcg
- the LOC132932354 gene encoding protein starmaker-like isoform X3, protein MSERAIFLVLTISLSVACGLDLFRRDGINGYNGYLVKRDDIIMSPDRIAAELINSKNLMKRDTIGDIVMETTTSMNVENQVVNSNPASQLVKRCNYDQICSSSNSETNVETHDVEETATQESSSCSSSCSSSYSSSSETDEIAKNNSGKKCQCSDSKSNVEARGIEKKEKKEKKESSSCSSSSETDKKVKKDSDKKCKCSESKTIGENRDGEVKKCKCSESKSKEENRNSEKKEKKEKKESSSCSSSSETDKKVKKESDNKCKCSDSKTKGENHNSEGKKCKCSGSKTNVETRDLEKKEKKEKKESSSCSSSSETDKKVKKDSDKKCKCSDSKTKGENHNSEGKKCKCSGSKTNVETRDLEKKENKEKKEKKEKKESSSCSSSSETDKKDKKCKCSDSKNKGENHDHEGKKCKCSGSKTNVETRDIEKKEKKEKKEKKESSSCSSSNETDKKVKKDSDKKCKCSESKTKGENRDGEVKKCKCSESKSKKENRDNEDKKCKCSDSKNKGENYDHEGKKCKCFDSKTNVETRDIEKKEKKEKKESSSCSSSNETDKKIKKDSDKKCKCSDKKNKGENRNDQNKKCKCSDSKTNVEIRDVEKKEKNKSSSCSSSSETDKKVMKDSCNGSDSIKENGEMKCGSRKQVSESKSDVENSEIMKNENKKSSSTSICSENSKSGMCQSVDQYRSETDEEITGTMNKENNKSSSSMSCGSGTKGIKQLNNQQIHYSESETEEQDVTMLNEINESSSSSSSRCGSSKNEINKSNNQQYNYSESDNEEQDNEMMINREINSSSKSMGYGCSKNEINQSGLQRSCSESEVDEESMAMMKQGSKSSMTSSSGYNQRSMVESNSARGESRNIMVKDQSTSSSLYSQEEENAMGIAKKEQSGYSSSSTYISGGKTEMNQVSQRSESNQFEQNVNYSEYENQEEEEEESQFGCSH, encoded by the exons ATGAGTGAAAGAGcgatttttttggttttaacaaTCAGTTTAAgc GTTGCTTGTGGCTTAGATTTGTTTAGACGTGATGGTATTAATGGATATAATGGATATTTAGTAAAAAGAGATGACATTATAATGTCGCCAGATCGTATAGCTGCAGAGCTTATAAATtcgaaaaatttaatgaaacgaGATACAATAGGAGATATTGTAATGGAAACCACAACATCTATGAATGTTGAAAATCAAGTGGTTAATTCAAATCCCGCATCACAATTAGTTAAACGATGCAATTAT GACCAGATATGTAGTAGCTCTAATTCAGAAACAAATGTAGAAACCCACGATGTTGAg GAAACAGCGACACAGGAATCTTCATCTTGCTCATCGTCCTGCTCATCATCTTACTCATCATCCAGTGAAACTGATGAAATAGCTAAGAATAATTCA GGAAAGAAATGTCAATGCTCTGATTCAAAATCAAATGTAGAAGCCCGTGGTATTGag aaaaaggaaaaaaaagaaaaaaaagaatctTCATCTTGCTCATCATCCAGTGAAACTGATAAAAAGGTTAAAAAAGATTCA gATAAGAAATGTAAATGCTCTGAATCAAAAACGATAGGAGAAAACCGTGATGGAGag gttaaGAAATGTAAGTGTTCTGAATCAAAATCAAAAGAAGAAAACCGCAATAGCGag aaaaaagaaaaaaaagaaaaaaaggaatCTTCATCTTGCTCATCATCTAGTGAAACTGATAAAAAGGTTAAGAAAGAATCG GATAACAAATGTAAATGTTCTGATTCTAAAACAAAGGGAGAAAATCACAATAGTGag GGTAAGAAATGTAAATGCTCTGGTTCAAAAACAAATGTAGAAACCCGTGATCTTGag aaaaaagaaaaaaaggaaaaaaaggaATCTTCATCTTGCTCATCATCCAGTGAAACTGATAAAAAGGTTAAGAAAGATtcg GATAAGAAATGTAAATGTTCTGATTCTAAAACAAAGGGAGAAAATCACAATAGTGag ggtAAGAAATGTAAATGCTCTGGTTCAAAAACAAATGTAGAAACCCGTGATCTTGag aaaaaggaaaataaagaaaaaaaagaaaaaaaggaaaaaaaggaATCTTCATCTTGCTCATCATCCAGTGAAACTGATAAAAAG GATAAGAAATGTAAATGTTCTGATTCCAAAAACAAAGGAGAAAACCATGATCATGAG GGCAAGAAATGTAAATGCTCTGGTTCAAAAACAAATGTAGAAACCCGTGATATTGAG aaaaaggaaaaaaaagaaaaaaaagaaaaaaaggaatCTTCATCTTGCTCATCATCCAATGAAACTGATAAAAAGGTTAAGAAAGATTCG gataaaaaatgtaaatgctcAGAATCAAAAACAAAAGGAGAAAATCGTGATGGCGAG GTTAAGAAATGTAAGTGTTCTGAATCCAAATCGAAAAAAGAAAACCGTGATAACGag GATAAGAAATGTAAATGTTCTGATTCAAAGAACAAAGGAGAAAACTATGATCATGAg GGTAAGAAATGTAAATGCTTTGATTCAAAAACAAATGTAGAGACCCGTGATATTGAG aaaaaagaaaaaaaagaaaaaaaggaatCTTCATCTTGCTCATCATCCAATGAAACCGATAAAAAGATTAAGAAAGATTCg GATAAGAAATGTAAATGctcagataaaaaaaacaaaggaGAAAACCGTAATGATCAG AATAAGAAATGTAAATGCTCCGATTCAAAAACAAATGTAGAAATCCGTGATGTTgag aaaaaagaaaaaaataaatcttcatCTTGCTCATCGTCCAGCGAAACAGATAAAAAGGTTATGAAAGATTCg TGCAATGGTTCAGATTCAATAAAAGAAAATGGAGAAATgaag tgtgGTAGCCGAAAACAGGTTTCTGAATCGAAATCTGACGTAGAAAACAGTGaaattatg aaaaatgaaaacaaaaaatccTCATCTACATCAATATGCAGCGAAAATAGTAAATCTGGAATGTGCCAATCG GTCGACCAATACAGATCAGAGACAGATGAGGAAATTACGGGAACGAtg aataaagaaaataacaaaTCGTCATCTTCTATGTCATGTGGAAGTGGTACAAAAGGAATTAAGCAATTG aacaaCCAACAAATTCATTATTCTGAGTCGGAGACTGAAGAACAAGATGTAACGATG ttAAATGAAATAAACGAATCTTCTTCATCTTCATCATCCCGCTGTGGAAGtagtaaaaatgaaataaacaaatCG AATaatcaacaatataattattccgAGTCGGATAATGAAGAACAAGACAATGAAATGAtg atAAATAGAGAAATTAATTCTTCATCAAAATCAATGGGCTATGGATGtagtaaaaatgaaattaaccaATCG ggGTTACAACGTAGTTGTTCAGAATCAGAAGTAGATGAAGAATCTATGGCAATG atgaaacAAGGAAGTAAATCATCAATGACTTCATCATca GGTTATAATCAACGTAGCATGGTAGAATCAAATTCTGCACGTGGAGAATCAAGAAATATTATG gtAAAGGATCAATCTACGTCGTCTTCATTGTACAGCCAAGAAGAAGAAAATGCAATGGGAATAgcg
- the LOC132932354 gene encoding dentin sialophosphoprotein-like isoform X20, with protein sequence MSERAIFLVLTISLSVACGLDLFRRDGINGYNGYLVKRDDIIMSPDRIAAELINSKNLMKRDTIGDIVMETTTSMNVENQVVNSNPASQLVKRCNYDQICSSSNSETNVETHDVEETATQESSSCSSSCSSSYSSSSETDEIAKNNSGKKCQCSDSKSNVEARGIEKKEKKEKKESSSCSSSSETDKKVKKDSDKKCKCSESKTIGENRDGEVKKCKCSESKSKEENRNSEKKEKKEKKESSSCSSSSETDKKVKKESDNKCKCSDSKTKGENHNSEGKKCKCSGSKTNVETRDLEKKEKKEKKESSSCSSSSETDKKVKKDSDKKCKCSDSKTKGENHNSEGKKCKCSGSKTNVETRDLEKKENKEKKEKKEKKESSSCSSSSETDKKVKKDLDKKCKCSDSKNKGENHDHEGKKCKCFDSKTNVETRDIEKKEKKEKKESSSCSSSNETDKKIKKDSDKKCKCSDKKNKGENRNDQNKKCKCSDSKTNVEIRDVEKKEKNKSSSCSSSSETDKKVMKDSCNGSDSIKENGEMKCGSRKQVSESKSDVENSEIMKNENKKSSSTSICSENSKSGMCQSVDQYRSETDEEITGTMNKENNKSSSSMSCGSGTKGIKQLNNQQIHYSESETEEQDVTMLNEINESSSSSSSRCGSSKNEINKSNNQQYNYSESDNEEQDNEMMINREINSSSKSMGYGCSKNEINQSGLQRSCSESEVDEESMAMMKQGSKSSMTSSSGYNQRSMVESNSARGESRNIMVKDQSTSSSLYSQEEENAMGIAKKEQSGYSSSSTYISGGKTEMNQVSQRSESNQFEQNVNYSEYENQEEEEEESQFGCSH encoded by the exons ATGAGTGAAAGAGcgatttttttggttttaacaaTCAGTTTAAgc GTTGCTTGTGGCTTAGATTTGTTTAGACGTGATGGTATTAATGGATATAATGGATATTTAGTAAAAAGAGATGACATTATAATGTCGCCAGATCGTATAGCTGCAGAGCTTATAAATtcgaaaaatttaatgaaacgaGATACAATAGGAGATATTGTAATGGAAACCACAACATCTATGAATGTTGAAAATCAAGTGGTTAATTCAAATCCCGCATCACAATTAGTTAAACGATGCAATTAT GACCAGATATGTAGTAGCTCTAATTCAGAAACAAATGTAGAAACCCACGATGTTGAg GAAACAGCGACACAGGAATCTTCATCTTGCTCATCGTCCTGCTCATCATCTTACTCATCATCCAGTGAAACTGATGAAATAGCTAAGAATAATTCA GGAAAGAAATGTCAATGCTCTGATTCAAAATCAAATGTAGAAGCCCGTGGTATTGag aaaaaggaaaaaaaagaaaaaaaagaatctTCATCTTGCTCATCATCCAGTGAAACTGATAAAAAGGTTAAAAAAGATTCA gATAAGAAATGTAAATGCTCTGAATCAAAAACGATAGGAGAAAACCGTGATGGAGag gttaaGAAATGTAAGTGTTCTGAATCAAAATCAAAAGAAGAAAACCGCAATAGCGag aaaaaagaaaaaaaagaaaaaaaggaatCTTCATCTTGCTCATCATCTAGTGAAACTGATAAAAAGGTTAAGAAAGAATCG GATAACAAATGTAAATGTTCTGATTCTAAAACAAAGGGAGAAAATCACAATAGTGag GGTAAGAAATGTAAATGCTCTGGTTCAAAAACAAATGTAGAAACCCGTGATCTTGag aaaaaagaaaaaaaggaaaaaaaggaATCTTCATCTTGCTCATCATCCAGTGAAACTGATAAAAAGGTTAAGAAAGATtcg GATAAGAAATGTAAATGTTCTGATTCTAAAACAAAGGGAGAAAATCACAATAGTGag ggtAAGAAATGTAAATGCTCTGGTTCAAAAACAAATGTAGAAACCCGTGATCTTGag aaaaaggaaaataaagaaaaaaaagaaaaaaaggaaaaaaaggaATCTTCATCTTGCTCATCATCCAGTGAAACTGATAAAAAGGTGAAGAAAGAtttg GATAAGAAATGTAAATGTTCTGATTCCAAAAACAAAGGAGAAAACCATGATCATGAG GGTAAGAAATGTAAATGCTTTGATTCAAAAACAAATGTAGAGACCCGTGATATTGAG aaaaaagaaaaaaaagaaaaaaaggaatCTTCATCTTGCTCATCATCCAATGAAACCGATAAAAAGATTAAGAAAGATTCg GATAAGAAATGTAAATGctcagataaaaaaaacaaaggaGAAAACCGTAATGATCAG AATAAGAAATGTAAATGCTCCGATTCAAAAACAAATGTAGAAATCCGTGATGTTgag aaaaaagaaaaaaataaatcttcatCTTGCTCATCGTCCAGCGAAACAGATAAAAAGGTTATGAAAGATTCg TGCAATGGTTCAGATTCAATAAAAGAAAATGGAGAAATgaag tgtgGTAGCCGAAAACAGGTTTCTGAATCGAAATCTGACGTAGAAAACAGTGaaattatg aaaaatgaaaacaaaaaatccTCATCTACATCAATATGCAGCGAAAATAGTAAATCTGGAATGTGCCAATCG GTCGACCAATACAGATCAGAGACAGATGAGGAAATTACGGGAACGAtg aataaagaaaataacaaaTCGTCATCTTCTATGTCATGTGGAAGTGGTACAAAAGGAATTAAGCAATTG aacaaCCAACAAATTCATTATTCTGAGTCGGAGACTGAAGAACAAGATGTAACGATG ttAAATGAAATAAACGAATCTTCTTCATCTTCATCATCCCGCTGTGGAAGtagtaaaaatgaaataaacaaatCG AATaatcaacaatataattattccgAGTCGGATAATGAAGAACAAGACAATGAAATGAtg atAAATAGAGAAATTAATTCTTCATCAAAATCAATGGGCTATGGATGtagtaaaaatgaaattaaccaATCG ggGTTACAACGTAGTTGTTCAGAATCAGAAGTAGATGAAGAATCTATGGCAATG atgaaacAAGGAAGTAAATCATCAATGACTTCATCATca GGTTATAATCAACGTAGCATGGTAGAATCAAATTCTGCACGTGGAGAATCAAGAAATATTATG gtAAAGGATCAATCTACGTCGTCTTCATTGTACAGCCAAGAAGAAGAAAATGCAATGGGAATAgcg
- the LOC132932354 gene encoding dentin sialophosphoprotein-like isoform X17, with protein sequence MSERAIFLVLTISLSVACGLDLFRRDGINGYNGYLVKRDDIIMSPDRIAAELINSKNLMKRDTIGDIVMETTTSMNVENQVVNSNPASQLVKRCNYDQICSSSNSETNVETHDVEETATQESSSCSSSCSSSYSSSSETDEIAKNNSGKKCQCSDSKSNVEARGIEKKEKKEKKESSSCSSSSETDKKVKKDSDKKCKCSESKTIGENRDGEVKKCKCSESKSKEENRNSEKKEKKEKKESSSCSSSSETDKKVKKESDNKCKCSDSKTKGENHNSEGKKCKCSGSKTNVETRDLEKKEKKEKKESSSCSSSSETDKKVKKDSDKKCKCSDSKTKGENHNSEGKKCKCSGSKTNVETRDLEKKEKKEKKEKKESSSCSSSNETDKKVKKDSDKKCKCSESKTKGENRDGEVKKCKCSESKSKKENRDNEDKKCKCSDSKNKGENYDHEGKKCKCFDSKTNVETRDIEKKEKKEKKESSSCSSSNETDKKIKKDSDKKCKCSDKKNKGENRNDQNKKCKCSDSKTNVEIRDVEKKEKNKSSSCSSSSETDKKVMKDSCNGSDSIKENGEMKCGSRKQVSESKSDVENSEIMKNENKKSSSTSICSENSKSGMCQSVDQYRSETDEEITGTMNKENNKSSSSMSCGSGTKGIKQLNNQQIHYSESETEEQDVTMLNEINESSSSSSSRCGSSKNEINKSNNQQYNYSESDNEEQDNEMMINREINSSSKSMGYGCSKNEINQSGLQRSCSESEVDEESMAMMKQGSKSSMTSSSGYNQRSMVESNSARGESRNIMVKDQSTSSSLYSQEEENAMGIAKKEQSGYSSSSTYISGGKTEMNQVSQRSESNQFEQNVNYSEYENQEEEEEESQFGCSH encoded by the exons ATGAGTGAAAGAGcgatttttttggttttaacaaTCAGTTTAAgc GTTGCTTGTGGCTTAGATTTGTTTAGACGTGATGGTATTAATGGATATAATGGATATTTAGTAAAAAGAGATGACATTATAATGTCGCCAGATCGTATAGCTGCAGAGCTTATAAATtcgaaaaatttaatgaaacgaGATACAATAGGAGATATTGTAATGGAAACCACAACATCTATGAATGTTGAAAATCAAGTGGTTAATTCAAATCCCGCATCACAATTAGTTAAACGATGCAATTAT GACCAGATATGTAGTAGCTCTAATTCAGAAACAAATGTAGAAACCCACGATGTTGAg GAAACAGCGACACAGGAATCTTCATCTTGCTCATCGTCCTGCTCATCATCTTACTCATCATCCAGTGAAACTGATGAAATAGCTAAGAATAATTCA GGAAAGAAATGTCAATGCTCTGATTCAAAATCAAATGTAGAAGCCCGTGGTATTGag aaaaaggaaaaaaaagaaaaaaaagaatctTCATCTTGCTCATCATCCAGTGAAACTGATAAAAAGGTTAAAAAAGATTCA gATAAGAAATGTAAATGCTCTGAATCAAAAACGATAGGAGAAAACCGTGATGGAGag gttaaGAAATGTAAGTGTTCTGAATCAAAATCAAAAGAAGAAAACCGCAATAGCGag aaaaaagaaaaaaaagaaaaaaaggaatCTTCATCTTGCTCATCATCTAGTGAAACTGATAAAAAGGTTAAGAAAGAATCG GATAACAAATGTAAATGTTCTGATTCTAAAACAAAGGGAGAAAATCACAATAGTGag GGTAAGAAATGTAAATGCTCTGGTTCAAAAACAAATGTAGAAACCCGTGATCTTGag aaaaaagaaaaaaaggaaaaaaaggaATCTTCATCTTGCTCATCATCCAGTGAAACTGATAAAAAGGTTAAGAAAGATtcg GATAAGAAATGTAAATGTTCTGATTCTAAAACAAAGGGAGAAAATCACAATAGTGag ggtAAGAAATGTAAATGCTCTGGTTCAAAAACAAATGTAGAAACCCGTGATCTTGag aaaaaggaaaaaaaagaaaaaaaagaaaaaaaggaatCTTCATCTTGCTCATCATCCAATGAAACTGATAAAAAGGTTAAGAAAGATTCG gataaaaaatgtaaatgctcAGAATCAAAAACAAAAGGAGAAAATCGTGATGGCGAG GTTAAGAAATGTAAGTGTTCTGAATCCAAATCGAAAAAAGAAAACCGTGATAACGag GATAAGAAATGTAAATGTTCTGATTCAAAGAACAAAGGAGAAAACTATGATCATGAg GGTAAGAAATGTAAATGCTTTGATTCAAAAACAAATGTAGAGACCCGTGATATTGAG aaaaaagaaaaaaaagaaaaaaaggaatCTTCATCTTGCTCATCATCCAATGAAACCGATAAAAAGATTAAGAAAGATTCg GATAAGAAATGTAAATGctcagataaaaaaaacaaaggaGAAAACCGTAATGATCAG AATAAGAAATGTAAATGCTCCGATTCAAAAACAAATGTAGAAATCCGTGATGTTgag aaaaaagaaaaaaataaatcttcatCTTGCTCATCGTCCAGCGAAACAGATAAAAAGGTTATGAAAGATTCg TGCAATGGTTCAGATTCAATAAAAGAAAATGGAGAAATgaag tgtgGTAGCCGAAAACAGGTTTCTGAATCGAAATCTGACGTAGAAAACAGTGaaattatg aaaaatgaaaacaaaaaatccTCATCTACATCAATATGCAGCGAAAATAGTAAATCTGGAATGTGCCAATCG GTCGACCAATACAGATCAGAGACAGATGAGGAAATTACGGGAACGAtg aataaagaaaataacaaaTCGTCATCTTCTATGTCATGTGGAAGTGGTACAAAAGGAATTAAGCAATTG aacaaCCAACAAATTCATTATTCTGAGTCGGAGACTGAAGAACAAGATGTAACGATG ttAAATGAAATAAACGAATCTTCTTCATCTTCATCATCCCGCTGTGGAAGtagtaaaaatgaaataaacaaatCG AATaatcaacaatataattattccgAGTCGGATAATGAAGAACAAGACAATGAAATGAtg atAAATAGAGAAATTAATTCTTCATCAAAATCAATGGGCTATGGATGtagtaaaaatgaaattaaccaATCG ggGTTACAACGTAGTTGTTCAGAATCAGAAGTAGATGAAGAATCTATGGCAATG atgaaacAAGGAAGTAAATCATCAATGACTTCATCATca GGTTATAATCAACGTAGCATGGTAGAATCAAATTCTGCACGTGGAGAATCAAGAAATATTATG gtAAAGGATCAATCTACGTCGTCTTCATTGTACAGCCAAGAAGAAGAAAATGCAATGGGAATAgcg